A stretch of the Ignavibacteriales bacterium genome encodes the following:
- the rpiB gene encoding ribose 5-phosphate isomerase B: MIALASDHAGFEYKESIKKLLDELKLPYADFGPATNDATDYPEWGHLAAQAVSRGECERGILVCGTGIGMSIVANKHKGVRAAVCESVSAARLARQHNNANVLTIGERLTGWEAVADIVKVFVSTSFEGGRHARRVDKIHTLTDL, from the coding sequence ATGATTGCCCTTGCGAGCGATCACGCCGGATTTGAGTACAAAGAAAGCATCAAGAAGCTCTTGGATGAGCTGAAGCTTCCGTACGCTGACTTCGGACCGGCCACGAACGATGCAACTGATTATCCGGAATGGGGGCATCTTGCCGCCCAGGCCGTAAGCCGCGGCGAATGCGAACGCGGCATTCTCGTGTGCGGCACGGGTATCGGCATGTCCATCGTGGCGAATAAGCACAAGGGGGTCAGGGCGGCAGTGTGCGAATCCGTTTCCGCAGCACGGCTGGCACGTCAGCATAATAACGCAAACGTTCTGACGATCGGCGAGCGCCTCACCGGCTGGGAAGCGGTCGCAGATATCGTCAAGGTCTTCGTCTCGACATCGTTCGAGGGGGGCCGCCACGCACGAAGAGTGGACAAGATTCACACGTTAACAGATCTTTGA
- a CDS encoding HAD family hydrolase: MKVEQVGLFFDRDGTLNTELDFLSRPEELHLIPNAARAIREANEFGVKVFIITNQSGIARGLFTEMDLAGIHKRLITMLAHEGARVDAIYYCPHHPEYGQTPYKKDCDCRKPKPGMFKKAAEEFGIKLSRSYVIGDRCIDMLAGKAAGCKTALVLTGYGSVERGDCGDSNAPDFVASDAYEAWLQIKEVLSQRHHARLHGS, encoded by the coding sequence GTGAAGGTTGAACAGGTTGGACTTTTCTTCGACCGCGACGGCACTCTGAACACCGAGCTGGATTTCTTATCCCGTCCTGAAGAGCTTCACCTCATCCCCAATGCCGCCCGGGCCATTCGAGAGGCAAACGAGTTCGGAGTCAAGGTTTTTATCATCACAAACCAATCCGGAATCGCACGGGGGCTGTTTACGGAGATGGACCTTGCAGGCATCCACAAGCGTCTAATAACCATGCTCGCCCACGAGGGAGCCCGGGTTGATGCAATCTACTACTGCCCCCATCATCCGGAATACGGGCAGACGCCGTACAAGAAGGATTGCGATTGCAGAAAACCAAAACCCGGGATGTTCAAGAAGGCGGCAGAAGAATTCGGCATCAAGCTTTCCCGTTCGTATGTCATCGGCGACCGGTGTATCGATATGCTGGCCGGCAAGGCAGCAGGCTGCAAGACGGCACTCGTGCTCACAGGGTACGGATCCGTTGAACGGGGAGACTGCGGAGATTCCAACGCTCCCGATTTCGTTGCCAGTGACGCCTACGAAGCCTGGCTTCAAATAAAAGAAGTGCTGTCGCAGCGCCATCACGCGCGTCTGCATGGCTCATGA
- the glgA gene encoding glycogen synthase GlgA: protein MSKPLNVLFLSSEVDPFAKTGGLADVSSALPQAIKELGHEIRIMMPRYRFISERRYKLHDIIRLKEIPIPVGKQTELANVKSSFISNLKEKVQVYFLDNANYFGRDGIYQSPVGRKDYKDNDERFIFFCRGVLETLKRLGWQPDIIHCNDWQTGIVPAYLKTLYSNDQFLKPIKTVFTIHNMAYQGAFPPDAFPKTGLPKNLFNVEGVEAYGKFNFLKTGLQFSDSVTTVSRRYAEEISTSEEFGAGLTGLLAKRKKDLHGILNGIDYNIWNPAADDLIYRKYDMKSLDAKIDNKRALMAKLKLPFKETAPVIGAISRLVEQKGFDLVIEIMDELVKLNVQFVLLGDGDKATEKNFEALQKKYPEHIGVYFGFDQELAHLIEAGSDIFVMPSRYEPCGLNQMYSMRYGTIPVVRATGGLEDTVEDYSGSGKGTGFKFEKYDAKELLKAIQRALKVYQQPEEWKKLMRNGMAKDFSWEHSAKHYVNLYKELLKQ, encoded by the coding sequence ATGTCTAAACCGCTAAACGTCTTGTTTTTGTCGAGTGAGGTCGACCCCTTTGCAAAAACCGGAGGCTTAGCCGACGTATCCAGTGCGCTGCCTCAGGCTATCAAAGAGCTGGGGCATGAAATACGCATCATGATGCCCCGCTACCGGTTTATAAGCGAGCGGCGATACAAACTCCACGACATCATACGTCTCAAAGAGATTCCCATCCCGGTCGGAAAACAGACCGAACTCGCCAACGTCAAGTCGTCCTTCATCAGCAACCTCAAAGAAAAGGTCCAGGTTTACTTCCTTGATAATGCAAACTACTTTGGCCGCGATGGCATCTACCAGAGCCCGGTCGGCCGGAAGGACTACAAGGACAACGATGAGCGGTTCATCTTCTTCTGCCGCGGTGTTCTCGAAACCCTGAAGCGTCTGGGGTGGCAGCCAGACATCATCCATTGCAACGACTGGCAAACGGGAATTGTGCCTGCCTATCTGAAAACGCTTTACAGCAACGACCAGTTTCTGAAACCTATCAAGACCGTTTTCACCATCCACAACATGGCGTACCAGGGAGCCTTTCCTCCCGATGCATTCCCGAAAACGGGCCTGCCGAAGAACCTCTTCAATGTTGAAGGCGTGGAAGCGTACGGCAAGTTCAATTTCCTGAAGACCGGCCTCCAGTTCTCAGATTCCGTGACGACGGTCAGCCGGCGCTATGCGGAAGAGATCTCGACTTCGGAGGAATTCGGCGCAGGGCTGACCGGCCTTCTCGCCAAGCGGAAGAAGGACCTCCACGGGATATTGAATGGAATTGACTATAATATCTGGAATCCAGCGGCGGACGACCTCATCTACCGAAAGTACGATATGAAGTCGCTGGACGCGAAGATCGACAACAAGCGCGCACTGATGGCGAAGCTGAAGCTTCCATTCAAGGAAACGGCTCCGGTAATTGGGGCCATCTCGCGCCTCGTAGAACAGAAGGGATTCGACCTCGTCATTGAGATCATGGATGAGCTGGTGAAGCTGAACGTGCAATTTGTCCTGCTCGGAGACGGCGACAAGGCCACGGAGAAGAATTTCGAGGCCCTGCAGAAGAAATACCCGGAGCATATCGGCGTGTATTTCGGGTTTGACCAGGAGCTGGCGCACTTGATTGAGGCGGGAAGTGACATCTTTGTCATGCCTTCGCGGTACGAGCCATGCGGCCTGAATCAAATGTACAGCATGCGATACGGAACGATCCCGGTGGTCCGGGCTACCGGCGGGCTCGAGGATACCGTAGAGGACTATTCGGGCAGTGGAAAAGGGACCGGGTTCAAGTTCGAGAAGTATGATGCGAAGGAATTGCTCAAGGCGATTCAACGGGCCCTCAAGGTGTATCAGCAACCAGAGGAGTGGAAGAAGTTGATGCGGAATGGTATGGCCAAGGATTTCTCCTGGGAGCATTCGGCCAAACACTACGTAAACCTCTACAAAGAACTTCTTAAGCAATAA
- the porU gene encoding type IX secretion system sortase PorU — MRYIKTLLIILLLAVPASAQQAKDLRVLSETPTSIVVEFTPSFAHRVVPGSDGKRYTIYDFSGSVSDQGTPGSPLSPYRPVIINMPARRFSLQIIAQDYDDLSGVNPASHPYWKPLKEFGLSPVYSALNPRFMTTERVPGQVAGLANIRQARGTTLGTLKISPVQIIPGKNEVRLYRRIVVQIDFAAASPGGFPISAFFKGPFPSALQSGAVSKGQNVAGDSPLAQGDWYRMDVNETGIYKIDQSFLSKASISLSSIGNINSIRIFGNGGFELPEDLNETRPNGLEEIPRLVVDRNSNGVFDSDDYVLFYGKSVRGWKYSPAEKTFRHYLNHYTETSVYFMTYGGTGRGRTMDPLVSTSIAGAYKPADFPERTFLERELAQLGNPSINSGREWAGESFNQASSALTFMTSLPGLVPTKPMQYRCAFFSSSTSIDSFVVQENGSTLGSIPMYNIDVGSITDVKAYRAPVAEFKRTGSIPSDRSVLRMQFVTRNSAAEGRLDWFEILYPRRFEADNDSLLFTSPDTTAVVEYTISKFSSRDISVFDVTDHKNVKQVTNLAFDPVDASLARFQAAQTAGGVSEFVAVGPKAFRTAANLKRVANSNLHGLSGGADFVILAPAEFLADAERLRSHRQTSDQLRSLVVDLGQVYNEFSSGMLDPVAIRDFLKYTQSAWSVKPQYVLLFGAGSYDYKNIRKLSDRIWVPPYETLESNVQISTLASDDFFVILDPSSRQISIPIGRLPLRSTDDARNVVDKIIAYDTSRSYDTWHNRITFAADDGLTTTGDDQEIHTSQSERLAQDYTPDTFNKEKIFIVQYPTVNTSTGRTKPTANVAIVDAINQGSVILNWTGHGNTQQWAHENVFSVSQDFPLISNKGKLFFLVAATCDFARYDYDKETSAGEQLILMQGRGAVGAVTPDRVVFSQDNAYLNQRFYAHLFQTDNQGKPVRLGDAMWQTKQELYGENDLKHHLLADPTMRLAIPRANVTVDSINGENQFALVIVGALGKVRVRGTLRKSTGTALSSMQGRAILEAYDSKRKVPVPEWGGYTFVTNGSLIYRGEVSVRNGAVQGTFPIPKDVSYGENRSRINIYAWNDSTDAAGFTENLSISGTSTATIDTVGPAIRVFLQDESFRPGDVVSPDAPLIVDLADSSGINTSTAGIGHKLEAILDGSQRSIDLTDYYRGKLDTYQSGQVKYQFTNLAEGRHTLDVKAWDIFNNAASAETYFEVRAASQLSIYNVVNFPNPFARSTTFTFQRSSTDPVDVEIKIYTVAGRLIQTLEVLSVSDRFVQIPWDGRDRDGSEMANGVYLYRVIAKSFDKSSTSEALGKIAILR; from the coding sequence ATGAGATACATCAAAACACTCCTGATAATTTTGCTTCTTGCCGTACCGGCGTCTGCTCAGCAGGCGAAGGACCTCCGCGTTCTTAGCGAAACGCCTACGTCCATCGTTGTCGAATTTACTCCTTCGTTTGCGCACCGTGTTGTCCCGGGTAGTGACGGGAAGCGATACACTATCTACGATTTCAGCGGCTCGGTCTCGGACCAGGGCACGCCAGGCTCGCCCCTGTCTCCATACCGGCCGGTGATCATCAATATGCCCGCCCGGCGATTCTCCCTCCAGATCATCGCTCAGGATTACGACGATCTTTCCGGAGTCAATCCTGCCAGCCACCCCTATTGGAAACCGCTCAAAGAGTTCGGATTGAGCCCTGTCTACTCAGCGCTGAATCCTCGATTTATGACAACCGAGCGTGTGCCCGGGCAGGTCGCAGGACTCGCCAACATCCGTCAGGCGCGGGGCACGACCTTGGGGACCCTGAAGATCTCTCCCGTTCAGATCATTCCGGGGAAGAACGAAGTGCGCCTCTATCGACGTATCGTTGTACAGATCGATTTTGCGGCAGCAAGCCCGGGCGGGTTCCCGATCTCCGCGTTCTTCAAGGGGCCGTTTCCGTCGGCCCTACAGTCGGGTGCCGTCTCGAAGGGGCAGAATGTCGCCGGTGATTCCCCGCTTGCGCAGGGCGACTGGTATAGAATGGATGTGAACGAGACGGGGATCTACAAGATCGATCAGTCATTCCTGTCGAAGGCCAGTATCTCGCTCAGTTCGATAGGGAACATCAACTCGATCAGGATTTTCGGGAATGGCGGCTTCGAACTTCCGGAGGACCTGAATGAAACGAGGCCGAACGGTTTGGAGGAGATTCCGCGGCTGGTCGTGGATAGAAACTCCAACGGTGTCTTCGACTCAGATGATTACGTGCTTTTCTATGGCAAATCGGTGAGGGGGTGGAAATACTCCCCGGCGGAAAAGACGTTCCGCCACTATCTTAACCACTACACCGAGACCAGCGTCTATTTTATGACATATGGCGGCACGGGACGCGGAAGAACCATGGATCCCCTGGTTTCGACGAGCATCGCGGGCGCATACAAGCCGGCAGATTTTCCGGAAAGGACATTCCTCGAGCGTGAATTGGCTCAGCTTGGGAATCCCAGTATCAATTCCGGCCGGGAATGGGCTGGCGAGTCATTTAATCAGGCAAGCAGCGCACTCACTTTCATGACGAGCCTGCCGGGACTCGTCCCGACCAAACCCATGCAGTACCGGTGTGCCTTCTTCAGCAGTTCCACGTCGATCGACTCCTTTGTCGTCCAGGAAAATGGAAGCACATTGGGCTCGATTCCAATGTACAACATCGACGTCGGGTCCATCACGGACGTGAAGGCCTATCGCGCGCCGGTTGCTGAATTCAAGCGCACCGGCTCGATACCGAGCGACAGGAGCGTCCTTCGGATGCAGTTCGTCACGCGCAATTCCGCTGCAGAGGGACGGCTCGATTGGTTCGAGATTCTCTATCCGCGCCGGTTCGAAGCGGACAATGATTCGCTTCTCTTCACGTCGCCCGATACCACCGCAGTTGTCGAGTATACCATCTCGAAATTTTCGTCGCGCGACATCAGCGTGTTTGATGTGACTGATCATAAGAACGTGAAGCAGGTCACGAACCTTGCGTTCGACCCGGTGGACGCGTCGCTCGCCCGATTCCAGGCTGCGCAGACCGCCGGTGGTGTGAGCGAATTCGTTGCCGTCGGTCCGAAGGCTTTCAGGACGGCCGCGAACCTCAAGCGCGTCGCGAACTCGAACCTTCATGGCTTGAGCGGAGGAGCGGATTTTGTCATTCTCGCGCCGGCCGAATTCCTTGCCGATGCCGAGCGTCTCCGCTCACACAGACAAACGAGCGATCAACTCAGGTCGTTGGTGGTCGACCTTGGGCAGGTCTACAATGAGTTCTCTTCGGGAATGCTCGATCCCGTCGCAATCCGCGATTTCCTGAAATACACTCAATCTGCCTGGTCCGTCAAGCCGCAATACGTCCTCCTGTTCGGAGCGGGAAGTTACGACTACAAGAATATCAGAAAGCTGAGCGATCGCATCTGGGTCCCGCCGTATGAGACGCTGGAGTCAAACGTACAAATCAGCACGCTCGCCAGCGATGACTTCTTTGTCATTCTCGATCCGTCGAGCCGGCAGATATCAATTCCCATCGGACGGCTGCCCCTGCGCTCGACTGACGATGCGAGAAATGTGGTGGACAAGATCATCGCGTACGATACGTCCCGGTCCTACGATACGTGGCACAACCGGATTACCTTCGCGGCTGATGACGGTCTGACAACGACAGGGGACGATCAGGAGATACACACAAGCCAATCCGAGAGGCTGGCTCAGGATTATACCCCCGATACGTTCAACAAAGAGAAGATCTTCATCGTCCAGTATCCCACAGTGAACACATCCACGGGTCGCACAAAACCGACTGCCAATGTTGCGATTGTCGATGCCATCAACCAGGGGTCGGTCATTCTGAACTGGACAGGTCATGGCAACACGCAGCAATGGGCGCACGAGAACGTGTTTTCAGTTTCTCAGGATTTTCCGCTCATTAGCAACAAAGGGAAGCTGTTCTTCCTGGTCGCCGCCACGTGCGATTTTGCGCGGTACGACTATGACAAGGAAACCAGCGCCGGCGAGCAGTTGATCCTGATGCAGGGGCGGGGTGCGGTGGGTGCAGTAACGCCTGACCGCGTCGTATTCTCGCAGGATAATGCGTACCTGAACCAGAGATTCTATGCTCACTTGTTTCAGACTGACAACCAGGGAAAGCCTGTTCGGCTTGGCGACGCGATGTGGCAGACGAAACAGGAATTGTACGGTGAGAACGACCTGAAGCATCATCTCCTTGCTGATCCTACTATGCGGCTGGCGATTCCCCGGGCCAACGTCACCGTCGACAGCATCAATGGCGAGAATCAGTTTGCGCTCGTGATCGTCGGGGCTCTGGGCAAGGTGAGGGTGCGCGGAACTCTCAGAAAGTCCACCGGCACGGCGCTGAGTTCCATGCAGGGACGAGCGATACTGGAAGCGTATGATTCAAAAAGGAAGGTGCCAGTCCCGGAATGGGGCGGCTACACCTTCGTGACAAATGGGAGCTTGATCTACCGCGGGGAAGTGTCCGTGCGGAATGGTGCGGTGCAGGGGACATTCCCGATTCCGAAGGACGTATCGTATGGCGAGAACCGGTCACGGATCAATATCTATGCATGGAATGATTCCACCGACGCAGCCGGGTTCACGGAGAACCTCTCCATCTCAGGTACGTCCACCGCGACGATCGATACTGTCGGTCCTGCGATTCGCGTATTTCTCCAGGATGAATCCTTCCGCCCGGGAGATGTCGTCAGCCCTGATGCGCCGTTGATTGTCGATCTTGCAGATAGCAGCGGCATCAATACCTCCACAGCGGGGATTGGACACAAACTGGAGGCGATCCTGGACGGGTCGCAACGATCGATTGATCTGACGGATTACTATCGCGGAAAACTCGACACGTACCAAAGCGGACAAGTGAAGTATCAATTCACAAATCTGGCAGAGGGGCGGCACACGCTGGATGTCAAGGCGTGGGACATCTTCAATAATGCCGCGAGCGCTGAAACGTATTTCGAGGTGCGTGCGGCGTCGCAGCTTTCGATCTACAACGTCGTCAATTTCCCGAATCCTTTCGCCCGCTCGACGACGTTCACGTTCCAACGCTCGTCCACGGACCCGGTTGATGTCGAAATAAAAATCTACACGGTCGCGGGACGACTGATCCAAACGCTGGAGGTGCTGTCGGTTTCTGACCGGTTTGTCCAGATCCCATGGGACGGCAGAGATCGAGATGGATCGGAGATGGCCAACGGTGTCTATTTATACCGGGTGATCGCGAAGTCGTTCGACAAATCGTCAACAAGTGAGGCGCTCGGAAAGATTGCTATCCTTCGATAA
- the porV gene encoding type IX secretion system outer membrane channel protein PorV, with protein sequence MVKKIFGLAIVLLVVSVQLTNAQVSTSAVPFLLIAPNSRASGMGEGGTALADDASALYWNPGGLAFQDGQEVSISHANWLPAFNLSDLYIDYLVYRRPMPQLDGNLAASITFLNLGSFTRTANDPTPLETFNAYEFGITVGYSTKLTEELGLGINGRFIHSRLAPFGTAEEQGTGIASGFSFDIGMLYKPKSLEIPFTGLDIGEHFTAGFNLSNIGPAISYIDRAQADPLPTSLRLGLGYKVINDPFNKLTVIVDASKLLTRKHTDGTSDPFYKAFFTSWTDKPFREELRQFDSSVGLEYWYSSWIALRAGYFYEDPEYGNRKFMTFGAGIRYDIFGFDFSYISTFEQQHPLGETLRFTLLISWGGPS encoded by the coding sequence ATGGTAAAGAAAATCTTTGGGTTAGCAATCGTGTTGCTCGTGGTTTCTGTGCAGTTGACGAATGCCCAAGTCTCAACGTCAGCGGTTCCGTTCCTGCTTATCGCTCCAAACTCCCGCGCCAGCGGCATGGGAGAAGGCGGCACAGCTCTCGCCGACGACGCGTCTGCGTTGTACTGGAACCCGGGCGGACTTGCATTCCAGGATGGGCAGGAAGTTAGCATCTCGCACGCGAACTGGCTGCCGGCCTTCAACCTGTCCGATCTCTATATCGATTATCTCGTCTACCGGCGACCAATGCCGCAGCTCGATGGAAATCTGGCCGCGAGCATCACGTTCCTGAACCTGGGATCGTTCACGCGCACGGCCAACGATCCGACGCCGCTCGAGACATTCAACGCCTATGAGTTCGGCATCACCGTCGGGTATTCCACGAAGCTCACCGAGGAACTTGGCCTTGGCATCAACGGCAGGTTCATCCACAGCCGCCTGGCTCCGTTCGGCACGGCGGAAGAGCAGGGGACGGGTATCGCCTCCGGGTTCTCCTTCGACATCGGCATGCTCTACAAGCCGAAGTCTCTGGAAATTCCCTTCACCGGGCTCGATATCGGCGAGCACTTCACTGCGGGCTTCAATCTCTCCAACATCGGACCTGCGATCAGTTACATCGACCGGGCCCAGGCTGATCCTCTGCCAACCAGCCTCCGCCTCGGTCTTGGTTACAAGGTTATCAACGATCCGTTCAACAAGCTCACTGTTATTGTGGACGCGAGCAAACTGCTTACCCGGAAGCACACCGACGGAACGAGCGATCCGTTCTATAAGGCGTTCTTCACGTCGTGGACAGACAAACCGTTCCGGGAAGAGCTGCGTCAATTTGATTCCTCCGTCGGACTCGAGTACTGGTACAGCAGCTGGATTGCTCTTCGCGCCGGTTACTTCTATGAAGACCCCGAGTACGGCAATCGGAAGTTCATGACGTTCGGCGCCGGAATCCGGTACGACATTTTTGGATTCGATTTCAGCTACATCAGCACCTTTGAACAACAACATCCTCTTGGCGAAACGTTGCGCTTCACCTTGCTTATTTCGTGGGGAGGTCCATCGTAA
- a CDS encoding T9SS type A sorting domain-containing protein, translating to MPARSLAVWLIIYCAAAAAQVRPPFSEKGARARAALEHSRVDQSLGAPVSVPSAAGDTVRILALMVDFQTSQNSQTTGNGRFQLDAASAQNIIDPPPHDSAYFAYKLQFLANYFRKVSNGKVIIKGDVFGQIVTLSKTLSQYSPAKDGSNDKPLGNLIVDAWHTADSLYPALQFSRYNAFLIFHAGVGRDINLVATLGYDPAPFDLPSITFNLRTLRNYLGDQSYAGIPVSKGSFRITNTMLLPETETRVLTAGTAVDTLQGSINGLLANSFGSYLGLPDLFNTKTGESAIGQFGLMDIGGGFIFYSGLFPPEPSAWEKVFLGWVTPITVAPGSSAISLPAVGLKTGADTVYKIPITDREYFLVENRSRDPKQDGQRLTIRSRGATITRYFSKDTTGFDFQDTRTIAGSVIDVDDFDWALPALTSIEDSNYVGGGILIWHIDEDVIAQNLATNSVNADASRRGVDLEEADGSQDLGRSYDAISEPGSGTEWGYEQDFWYSGNPIQVYINVFDKNSKPNSRSNSGALSLVTVRDFSPRSARMTAIVSVGGDRIFRLPQFTHAIPAQRFVTAPSASGSAIMLGVDGKIFAFDTFYQSGRSKTHDTTGLLYPNGGGFTPAVLESTDRWLIAGVQDSSLYILDAIDRKRDGVIDSLVRIPTVEAGATAQPVHIGDRITTPAMFAELSVIPQIIVGTLRGSVWSFSTTGVLQKKLSVSSSPVTSLAQLPTPSLSKPAELFFTCGGRLYGEQSSVSLSDSSLPWTAVGVTSASGNFVVVGQIGGRRVVGFSRDLGRVLFDITIAGGGISSIAAGDIDRDGQKDIVVVAGDRVCALNRSGSYLSGFPVVLHDGVSYAGDPIIGDLNGDGSQEIALCMTNGELAVYDQAGRIIAGFPIQLTSSGQPAIAAFWNGSKGTIGIVGVPTMPSSEPIQRPAETSASTSGSASGMRAIELTTGYAPYLISGWTQYLMNSRHSNYDASADAPKSYSSEFLPRSRVYNWPNPVSGSTTQIRYYTSEDASISIQILDLAGAKVAELNATSRGGMDGEVVWDVSNVQSGVYLARIEAKGASFSEVAVIKIAIVK from the coding sequence ATGCCGGCACGTAGCCTCGCTGTTTGGCTTATTATTTATTGCGCTGCAGCAGCAGCACAGGTGCGCCCGCCCTTCAGTGAGAAAGGCGCCCGCGCCCGTGCGGCCCTCGAGCACTCCCGCGTTGACCAGTCACTTGGCGCCCCGGTCTCCGTACCTTCTGCGGCCGGGGACACAGTGCGTATCCTTGCTCTGATGGTCGATTTTCAGACCAGCCAGAACTCTCAGACGACCGGCAACGGACGATTTCAGCTCGACGCGGCTTCTGCACAGAACATTATCGACCCGCCGCCGCATGATTCGGCGTACTTCGCCTACAAACTGCAATTCCTCGCGAACTATTTCCGTAAAGTCTCAAACGGAAAAGTAATTATCAAAGGCGATGTATTCGGGCAGATCGTTACACTCTCCAAAACGCTGTCACAGTACTCGCCGGCGAAGGACGGATCGAACGACAAGCCGCTCGGCAATCTCATCGTCGACGCATGGCATACCGCCGACTCGCTCTATCCGGCATTGCAGTTCAGCAGATACAACGCGTTTCTGATTTTCCATGCCGGAGTCGGCCGCGATATCAATCTCGTGGCAACTCTCGGCTACGATCCCGCTCCGTTCGATCTTCCCTCGATCACCTTTAACCTCCGGACGCTCAGAAACTACCTCGGCGATCAGTCCTACGCCGGAATTCCTGTGAGCAAAGGCTCCTTCCGTATTACCAATACGATGCTGCTGCCGGAGACGGAGACGCGTGTACTGACAGCGGGTACCGCGGTCGACACGTTGCAGGGAAGCATCAACGGACTTCTCGCGAACTCATTCGGCAGCTACCTGGGCTTGCCCGATCTGTTCAATACGAAAACCGGAGAATCGGCAATCGGCCAGTTCGGTCTGATGGACATTGGCGGTGGATTCATTTTCTACTCCGGGCTGTTTCCCCCGGAGCCGTCGGCGTGGGAAAAAGTGTTCCTCGGATGGGTTACCCCCATCACCGTAGCTCCCGGCTCGTCAGCGATTTCCCTTCCCGCAGTCGGCCTGAAGACAGGCGCGGATACTGTGTACAAGATTCCGATCACCGATCGCGAGTACTTCCTCGTTGAAAACCGGAGCCGCGATCCAAAGCAGGATGGTCAGCGGCTCACCATCCGCTCCCGGGGGGCGACAATCACGCGATATTTCTCCAAGGACACGACGGGGTTCGATTTCCAGGATACCAGGACTATCGCCGGTTCCGTTATCGATGTGGACGATTTCGACTGGGCTCTCCCGGCCCTCACGTCCATCGAAGACTCGAACTACGTCGGTGGCGGCATCCTCATCTGGCATATCGATGAGGACGTCATCGCTCAGAATCTCGCAACCAATTCTGTCAACGCCGACGCCTCGCGTCGCGGTGTCGATCTCGAAGAGGCGGACGGAAGCCAGGATCTCGGACGATCATACGATGCGATTTCTGAACCGGGTTCGGGAACTGAGTGGGGATATGAGCAGGACTTCTGGTACAGCGGCAATCCTATCCAGGTGTATATAAATGTCTTTGACAAGAACTCGAAGCCGAATAGCCGGAGCAATTCCGGAGCTCTCAGTCTTGTGACGGTGAGAGACTTCAGCCCTAGATCGGCAAGAATGACTGCTATCGTTAGTGTCGGCGGTGATCGCATCTTCAGGTTACCTCAATTCACGCACGCTATACCCGCACAACGATTCGTCACCGCGCCGAGTGCATCAGGTTCTGCCATCATGCTGGGTGTGGACGGGAAGATCTTCGCCTTTGACACATTCTATCAATCCGGACGCAGCAAGACACACGACACGACAGGACTGCTATATCCAAATGGCGGTGGTTTTACCCCTGCCGTACTGGAGTCGACGGACAGGTGGCTGATCGCCGGTGTTCAGGATAGTTCTCTCTACATTCTTGACGCTATTGATCGAAAAAGGGACGGAGTCATTGATAGTCTTGTAAGGATCCCGACCGTTGAAGCCGGTGCAACGGCCCAACCTGTTCATATCGGTGATCGCATCACGACTCCGGCGATGTTTGCAGAACTATCCGTAATTCCTCAGATCATCGTTGGCACATTGCGCGGAAGCGTATGGTCGTTTTCCACCACGGGTGTTCTTCAGAAAAAGCTTTCCGTATCATCCAGTCCGGTAACGTCTTTGGCCCAACTGCCAACGCCGTCTCTTTCGAAGCCGGCAGAGCTGTTCTTTACATGCGGAGGCCGACTCTACGGGGAGCAGTCATCCGTTTCCCTGAGCGATTCGTCGCTTCCCTGGACGGCGGTAGGTGTCACAAGCGCGTCAGGCAACTTTGTCGTGGTCGGCCAGATTGGAGGGCGAAGGGTCGTTGGTTTCAGCCGTGATCTTGGCCGTGTACTTTTCGATATCACAATAGCAGGCGGGGGCATCTCTTCCATTGCAGCCGGAGATATCGACCGCGATGGGCAGAAGGACATCGTCGTAGTGGCTGGTGATCGAGTGTGTGCGCTCAACAGATCGGGGTCCTACCTGTCCGGATTTCCGGTTGTCCTGCACGACGGGGTCTCATACGCTGGAGATCCCATCATCGGAGATCTCAACGGGGATGGATCACAGGAGATCGCACTTTGCATGACCAACGGTGAACTCGCTGTATACGATCAGGCCGGCCGCATCATAGCTGGTTTCCCCATTCAACTGACCTCCAGCGGACAACCCGCGATCGCTGCCTTCTGGAATGGCTCGAAGGGCACCATAGGGATAGTTGGGGTGCCCACCATGCCATCGTCTGAACCGATTCAGCGACCAGCTGAAACGAGTGCTTCTACCTCAGGGAGCGCATCGGGTATGAGAGCGATCGAATTGACTACCGGATACGCGCCCTATTTGATCTCTGGATGGACGCAGTACCTGATGAATTCCCGGCATTCGAATTACGACGCTTCAGCCGATGCACCGAAGTCGTATTCATCGGAATTCCTTCCTCGATCGCGTGTCTATAACTGGCCGAATCCTGTGTCCGGATCAACGACCCAGATCAGGTACTACACCTCGGAAGATGCATCAATCTCCATCCAGATCCTTGATCTCGCCGGAGCGAAGGTTGCAGAACTCAATGCGACTTCCCGGGGAGGAATGGACGGTGAGGTAGTATGGGATGTCTCGAACGTGCAGAGCGGCGTCTATCTCGCCCGGATTGAGGCAAAGGGGGCGAGCTTCAGCGAAGTGGCAGTCATCAAGATCGCAATCGTCAAGTGA